Proteins encoded in a region of the Triticum dicoccoides isolate Atlit2015 ecotype Zavitan chromosome 3A, WEW_v2.0, whole genome shotgun sequence genome:
- the LOC119270592 gene encoding uncharacterized protein LOC119270592: MLLHVKFRSEAFSFRKPTPSAERRSSERSAPIPQNTTPFFLLRKFNISPLVSGSERRICGVGSHWGRMNWIGRKIHLYNVNIGLYMLDWWERYLFNTLMLCLLWYILRYLIVFFQSNLETILQGANYLLQGS, translated from the exons atgctcttacatgtGAAGTTCAGATCTGAAGCGTTTAGCTTCCGAAAACCCACGCCATCGGCCGAGAGAAGATCCTCTGAGAGATCCGCCCCGATCCCGCAGAACAccacgcccttcttcctcctcagaaAGTTCAACATCTCGCCGCTTGTTTCCGGATCTGAGCGAAGGATCTGCGGCGTCGGGTCTCACTGGGGGAGGATGAACTGGATCGGGCGCAAGATCCACCTGTACAATGTCAACATCGGCCTCTACATGCTTGATTGGTGGGAGCGCTACCTCTTCA atacgttgatgctttgccttctCTGGTACATTCTACGGTATCTCATTGTGTTCTTTCAAAG TAATCTGGAGACCATCCTACAAGGTGCGAACTATCTTCTACAAGGTAGTTAA